A genomic region of Gordonia crocea contains the following coding sequences:
- a CDS encoding MaoC/PaaZ C-terminal domain-containing protein, which yields MGKVITLDAVPSNLDLYARAAGALLPVVGKSGPARADAPVPDTVYRLTLGPAELNRVQEYCRTTGMQLGDTLPLTYPFVLQFPLVMKLMTSREFPFGAVGSVHALNRIRRFRPISVNEHLTISTQAGNLREHRKGLLIDVTSTFEVGGELVYEQVGTFLSQQRTSLSGEPSGPVPKEGTPPPPDAVLSVNLGQIRNYASASGDRNPIHMGNLPAKAFGFPRAIAHGMWSAAAAVANVERQLPDAVEYQVRFGKPILLPAKVNLYTKPAGGRGDYDISLLDRKKGFPHLTGSTRQIS from the coding sequence ATGGGCAAGGTCATCACTCTCGACGCAGTGCCGTCGAACCTCGACCTGTACGCGCGCGCCGCGGGCGCCCTGCTGCCCGTGGTCGGGAAGTCGGGTCCGGCACGGGCCGACGCGCCCGTCCCGGACACGGTCTACCGGTTGACGCTCGGCCCGGCCGAGCTGAACCGCGTGCAGGAGTACTGCCGCACGACCGGAATGCAGCTGGGTGACACCCTGCCGCTGACCTACCCGTTCGTGCTGCAGTTCCCGCTCGTCATGAAGCTCATGACCAGCCGCGAGTTCCCGTTCGGTGCCGTCGGATCGGTGCATGCGCTGAACCGCATCCGCCGCTTCCGCCCCATCTCGGTCAACGAGCACCTCACGATCAGCACGCAGGCGGGGAATCTCCGCGAGCACCGCAAGGGGCTGTTGATCGACGTCACGTCGACGTTCGAGGTGGGCGGCGAGCTGGTCTACGAGCAGGTCGGCACCTTCCTTTCGCAGCAGCGGACCAGTCTGTCCGGCGAGCCGAGCGGACCGGTCCCCAAGGAGGGCACTCCGCCCCCGCCGGACGCGGTGCTGTCGGTGAACCTCGGCCAGATCCGCAACTACGCGTCGGCGTCGGGCGACCGGAACCCGATTCACATGGGGAATCTGCCCGCCAAGGCGTTCGGCTTCCCGCGCGCGATCGCGCACGGCATGTGGAGCGCGGCGGCCGCGGTCGCCAACGTCGAGCGCCAACTGCCCGACGCGGTCGAGTACCAGGTCCGCTTCGGCAAGCCGATCCTGTTGCCGGCGAAGGTGAACCTGTACACGAAGCCGGCCGGCGGCCGGGGCGACTACGACATCT